A part of Leishmania infantum JPCM5 genome chromosome 13 genomic DNA contains:
- the NT3 gene encoding nucleobase transporter — MILNFSSLAELYVYATCVLLGVSMLMPLNALASAPAYMLDYYKYATRDPNAKPNSPIFWNNILTFYNVASVVTQALVGPTVLTPWARKLSLSFRFFMALTLMMVEVFVILVIPAGGVSQVGAMVAFFIVTIAAGVGKSYLEATCYALVGTMPPKFMSAIMFGCGFSGVISSTLQCIIKASMEDTYDSVLRQAYLYFSLALGFMGVALAMALSLRFNSYAQEHVGEFRAIKRANDAAKGLDVEETNKAAQEELNATLSSSNQRQPFTTNPAAKGNEIYGDLVDEEADKARRKAEGAGGSDELSECDEVRVVGRQAGDTYSDSNADDRNLTTSEQLQRTRAWPVVKFIWPLMVACFCNFFVSLLILPSLMIPVDRADRWFATIAILLYNCGDATGRWLSSVKFLWPSHLVLFIGVGCRFIFIPLTFLCIFKYIPGHPAPYVFFALLGLTNGFFGAISMVFGPIDARLRTEGQRVMAGQLMGVALLAGASLSAMLAMAIVPFLP, encoded by the coding sequence ATGATCCTCAACTTCTCCTCCCTGGCGGAGCTGTACGTGTATGCCACGTGCGTGCTCCTCGGTGTTTCGATGCTCATGCCGCTGAATGCCCTcgcatcggcaccggcgtACATGCTCGACTACTACAAGTACGCAACCCGAGACCCGAATGCGAAGCCGAACAGCCCCATTTTCTGGAATAACATTCTCACCTTCTACAACGTGGCGTCGGTGGTGACGCAGGCATTGGTCGGCCCAACGGTGCTGACCCCGTGGGCGCGCaagctctccctctcctttcgcTTCTTCATGGCCCTGACGCTCATGATGGTGGAGGTGTTCGTAATTCTGGTCATTCCCGCCGGGGGCGTGTCGCAGGTCGGCGCCATGGTCGCCTTCTTCATCGTGACCATCGCGGCTGGCGTGGGCAAGTCCTACCTGGAGGCGACGTGCTACGCGCTGGTGGGTACGATGCCGCCGAAGTTCATGTCCGCCATCATGTTCGGCTGCGGCTTCTCCGGTGTGATTTCCTCGACGCTGCAGTGCATCATCAAGGCGTCCATGGAGGACACGTACGACTCGGTGCTCCGCCAGGCGTACCTCTACTTCAGCCTCGCCCTCGGCTTCATGGGTGTTGCGCTCGCCATGGCGCTCTCGCTGCGCTTCAACTCCTATGCGCAGGAGCACGTCGGTGAGTTCCGTGCCATCAAGCGGGCCAATGACGCCGCAAAGGGCCTGGACGTCGAGGAGACCAACAAAGCCGCCCAGGAGGAGCTGAACGCCaccctcagcagcagcaaccagCGTCAACCCTTTACCACCAATCCGGCGGCTAAGGGCAATGAGATCTACGGCGATCtcgtcgacgaggaggctgATAAGGCGCGCCGCAAGGCCGAGGGCGCGGGTGGCTCTGACGAGCTGAGCGAGTGCGACGAggtgcgggtggtgggcCGCCAGGCTGGCGACACCTACAGCGACAGCAACGCTGACGACCGCAACCTGACCACctcggagcagctgcagcgcacgcgcgcgtggccTGTGGTGAAGTTCATTTGGCCTCTCATGGTTGCCTGCTTCTGCAACTTCTTTGTTTCGTTGCTCATCCTGCCGTCCCTCATGATCCCGGTCGACCGCGCGGACAGGTGGTTTGCAACCATCGCGATTCTGCTGTACAACTGCGGTGATGCGACCGGCCGCTGGCTATCCTCAGTGAAGTTCCTGTGGCCCTCGCACTTGGTGCTCTTTATTGGCGTCGGGTGCCGCTTCATCTTCATTCCGCTGACCTTCCTGTGCATCTTCAAGTACATCCCTGGCCACCCGGCCCCGTACGTGTTCTTTGCGCTGCTCGGCCTCACGAACGGCTTCTTCGGTGCGATTTCGATGGTGTTCGGCCCGATCGACGCACGCCTGCGCACGGAGGGCCAGCGCGTGATGGCCGGTCAGCTGATGGGTGTCGCGCTCCTCGCTGGTGCATCGCTGTCCGCCATGCTGGCGATGGCAATCGTGCCCTTCCTGCCCTAA
- a CDS encoding putative 40S ribosomal protein S4: protein MAKKHLKRLYAPKDWMLSKLTGVFAPRPRPGPHKLRECLPLLVIIRNRLKYALNAREGEMILRQGLVHVDNHPRRDGKYPAGFMDVVEIPKTGDRFRLMYDVKGRFALVSLSEAEAQIKLMKVVNLYTATGRVPVAVTHDGHRIRYPDPHTSIGDTIVYNVKEKKCVDLIKNRQGKAVIVTGGANRGRIGEIVKVECHPGAFNIAHLKDASGAEFATRAANIFVIGKDLNHLQVTVPKQQGLRMNVIQEREERLIAAEARKNAPARGARKARK from the coding sequence ATGGCCAAGAAGCACCTCAAGCGCTTGTATGCGCCCAAGGACTGGATGCTGAGCAAGCTGACCGGCGTGTTCGCGCCGCGTCCGCGTCCGGGTCCGCACAAGCTGCGCGagtgcctgccgctgctggtgatcATCCGCAACCGGCTGAAGTACGCGCTGAACGCGCGCGAGGGTGAGATGATCCTGCGCCAGGGTCTGGTGCACGTGGACAACCACccgcgccgcgacggcaaGTACCCCGCCGGTTTCATGGACGTGGTCGAGATCCCAAAGACGGGCGACCGCTTCCGCCTGATGTACGACGTCAAGGGCCGCTTCGCGTTGGTGAGCCTgtccgaggcggaggcgcagatCAAGCTGATGAAGGTGGTGAATCTGTACACGGCCACCGGCCGCGTGCCGGTCGCCGTGACGCACGACGGCCACCGCATCCGCTACCCGGACCCGCACACCTCCATTGGTGACACCATCGTGTACAACGTCAAGGAGAAGAAGTGCGTGGACCTGATCAAGAACCGCCAGGGCAAGGCCGTGATCGTGACCGGCGGCGCCAACCGCGGCCGCATCGGCGAGATCGTGAAGGTGGAGTGCCACCCCGGTGCGTTCAACATTGCGCACCTGAAGGACGCGTCGGGCGCCGAGTTCGCCACCCGCGCCGCGAACATCTTCGTGATCGGCAAGGACCTGAACCACCTGCAGGTAACGGTGCCGAAGCAGCAGGGTCTGCGCATGAATGTGATCCAggagcgcgaggagcgcCTGATCGCGGCCGAGGCTCGCAAGAACGCGCCAGCTCGTGGTGCCCGCAAGGCCCGCAAGTGA